Proteins from a genomic interval of Lolium perenne isolate Kyuss_39 chromosome 1, Kyuss_2.0, whole genome shotgun sequence:
- the LOC127327364 gene encoding uncharacterized protein yields the protein MDGTSSGSGKGKDEKKVAAACDVEALRKCLQENNGDRIKCQAHIDAFRSSCSISPNTTSSASKVRPTLRSSKYKRMHEMARCAFAGEDAQYTYWNTEMWMVK from the exons atGGACGGAACAAGCAGTGGCAGCGGTAAAGGGAAAGATGAGAAGAAGGTGGCGGCAGCGTGCGATGTGGAGGCGCTACGCAAGTGCCTGCAGGAGAACAACGGTGATCGTATAAAGTGCCAGGCCCACATCGACGCCTTCCGATCCTCATGTTCTATCAGCCCTAACACCACCTCCTCCGCCTCCAAGGTCCGCCCCACCCTACGATCTTCCAA GTACAAAAGAATGCATGAAATGGCCAGATGTGCTTTTGCTGGTGAAGATGCACAATACACATACTGGAACACTGAGATGTGGATGGTCAAGTGA